Sequence from the Phalacrocorax carbo chromosome 8, bPhaCar2.1, whole genome shotgun sequence genome:
CAATAATCAGGATagaagattaagaaaaaatactgcagaCGGAGTAGCAACTGTAAAGCAGGGTGATTCATTACACCTACCTGAAAATGTGCCCACTAAGCTTCAAAGCACACACAGAAGGCAAAGCAGTATAATGTTTGCAATGAAAGATCAAGAGAAAGgtgaagaaattaattccatCAGGCTCCATAAACGGAGGAGGAGATTTATAATTAAGAAGAGCCCAATTCTGATTTCCATGAATAGCTCCATCTTCAACCTGCCCACAATTAAATCTGAGGACAGAAACAAGTGGAAAAGTCTCTATCAGatccaaagagaaagaaagcgGATAATGAGGGAAACTTGTTCTAAATACAAGAGTAATAATAGAAGAATAATCACTCCTTACCATGTTTCTAGAATATTTGTAGAAGATAAATATAGAGTTTTATACTGTGAAGTACCAAAAGCTGGCTGCTCTAACTGGAAGCGTGTGCTCATGGTTCTTAACGGGCTGGCTTCTTCCACAAAAGATATACAGCACAACACAGTGCACTATGGAAACTATTTAAAAAGGCTGGATGGCTTTGATCACAAAGGAATTTATCATAGGCTCAACACTTATACGAAGATGCTTTTCATTCGTGAACCTTTTGAAAAGCTGGTATCTGCATTTCGGGACAAATTTGAACACCCAAACAATTACTACCACCCGGTTTTTGGAAAAGCCATCATTTCCAGATACCGTGTCAATGCCACCAAAGAAGCATTAAGGACAGGCTCTGGAGTAAAATTTAAAGAGTTCATTCAGTACCTCCTGGACGTACATAGGCCCGTGGGTATGGATATCCACTGGGATCATGTCAACAGGCTTTGCAGCCCATGTTTAATAGACTACGACTTTGTTGGGAAATTTGAAAGTATGGAAGAAGATGCAAACTTCTTCCTCCACTTAATTGGTGCTCCACAAAATTTAACTTTCCCCAAGTTTAAAGACAGGCACTCCAATGAAGAAAGAACTACCACTAAAATTACTCAACAGTATTTTGCAGAGCTTTCTCCTTCTCAACGACAACGAAGCTATGACTTTTACTATATGGATTATTTGATGTTTAACTACTCAAAACCTTTTGAAGATTTATATTGATTTGAGATGAGACATTTCCACAGTCATACCAGTTGACTTGTAAAACAAATCCAGGTGGCCTCTCTTTATATATACTTGTCCGTTAGTAAATGattaaagagcaggaaaaaatccaaaatagaACATAAATGGCTAGTGATGTTTACACCTTCACCTTAATTGCCTCCTTTTTCAAATCatattttttctataatttCTCCATATgaaatgtatgtatatgtatgtataacaTTATATGTCAGGGTCCCAAATAAAGCACATCATTTTCCATGCTGGTGTGGCCTGTGTTTGCACTGGGAGGACAGTCTGA
This genomic interval carries:
- the CHST8 gene encoding carbohydrate sulfotransferase 8 encodes the protein MRLTCMFSFILLFGAAGLVVFIHLQDPEEIVHQQTAGIKYNMGFQQPKKDCVSSNNQDRRLRKNTADGVATVKQGDSLHLPENVPTKLQSTHRRQSSIMFAMKDQEKGEEINSIRLHKRRRRFIIKKSPILISMNSSIFNLPTIKSEDRNKWKSLYQIQRERKRIMRETCSKYKSNNRRIITPYHVSRIFVEDKYRVLYCEVPKAGCSNWKRVLMVLNGLASSTKDIQHNTVHYGNYLKRLDGFDHKGIYHRLNTYTKMLFIREPFEKLVSAFRDKFEHPNNYYHPVFGKAIISRYRVNATKEALRTGSGVKFKEFIQYLLDVHRPVGMDIHWDHVNRLCSPCLIDYDFVGKFESMEEDANFFLHLIGAPQNLTFPKFKDRHSNEERTTTKITQQYFAELSPSQRQRSYDFYYMDYLMFNYSKPFEDLY